Proteins found in one Scomber scombrus chromosome 15, fScoSco1.1, whole genome shotgun sequence genomic segment:
- the abl1 gene encoding tyrosine-protein kinase ABL1 isoform X3 translates to MKMLEICLKLVGCKSKKGLSSSSSCYLEEALQRPDFEGQGLTEAARWNSKENLLAGPSENDPNLFVALYDFVASGDNTLSITKGEKLRVLGYNHNGEWCEAQTKNGQGWVPSNYITPVNSLEKHSWYHGPVSRNAAEYLLSSGINGSFLVRESESSPGQRSISLRYEGRVYHYRINTASDGKNLFLLQLYVSSESRFNTLAELVHHHSTVADGLITTLHYPAPKRNKPTIYGVSPNYDKWEMERTDITMKHKLGGGQYGEVYEGVWKKYNLTVAVKTLKEDTMEVEEFLKEAAVMKEIKHPNLVQLLGVCTREPPFYIITEFMTHGNLLDYLRECNREEVNAVVLLHMATQISSAMEYLEKKNFIHRDLAARNCLVGENHLVKVADFGLSRLMTGDTYTAHAGAKFPIKWTAPESLAYNKFSIKSDVWAFGVLLWEIATYGMSPYPGIDLSQVYELLEKDYRMDRPEGCPEKVYELMRDCWRWNPSERPSFAETHQAFETMFQESSISDEVEKELGKKGKKVTLGSIQQAPELPTKTRTLRKNMDNRDGDSPDPVDPEAAVSSPMLPRKERPLLDSNLNEDDRLLPKDKDKTRGSGFLSLIKKKKKNAPAPPKRSSSFREMDVHPDRRVVTPDPRDSDSFNSGGSLAINDTAHGLDSSKFLSTNNNGAGGITNGAPTYPGPLFPRKKGAPAVPGPGGKAATTPPSEEEVMSNSKRFLWSSSLPSSSDGTEWKSVTLPRDLGQRHFDSGTFGGKPALPRKRTSEQKGENAPRMGTLTPPPRLPKKTEETSDEVLKDTEPSPGSSPQASTPKVVRRPGVPGLENSKTSALHAELLKPNVFPALGAAGEECRARRQRHTVDSSSVRERGKFQKPKPAPPPPPANAKTGKISRSPTQELPSPSDIKAKGLPSVSEPHHSTTASDQARTSLSEGSKKLPLGSTSKPQPLKTSTSSTSVSTSLSSQSLGGFSSSLTSPGDQSSPTAFIPLVNTRRSLRKTAPRQASERTPNSAVTREMVLEGTELLRAAICRNSEQTGSHSAVLEAGKNLSKYCMSYVDSIQQMRNKFAFREAINKLESSLRELQICPAATGGGNAQQDFSKLLSSVKEISDIVQR, encoded by the exons aaGCTCTCCAAAGACCAGACTTTGAGGGTCAGGGTCTGACAGAAGCGGCTCGCTGGAACTCCAAAGAGAACCTGTTGGCCGGGCCCAGCGAGAATGACCCCAACCTGTTTGTTGCGCTCTATGATTTCGTGGCCAGCGGGGACAACACACTCAGCATTACTAAAG GGGAGAAGCTACGCGTGCTAGGTTACAACCACAATGGCGAGTGGTGCGAAGCGCAGACCAAGAATGGCCAGGGTTGGGTGCCGTCCAACTACATCACCCCCGTCAACAGCTTGGAGAAGCACAGCTGGTACCACGGACCTGTGTCACGCAACGCTGCCGAGTACCTGCTCAGCTCGGGCATTAACGGGAGCTTCCTGGTCCGCGAGAGCGAGAGCAGCCCCGGCCAGAGGTCCATTTCTCTGCGGTACGAGGGGAGAGTCTACCATTACAGGATTAACACTGCATCCGACGGCAAG AATCTCTTTCTCCTGCAGCTGTACGTCTCGTCAGAAAGCCGTTTCAACACACTGGCAGAGCTGGTACATCACCATTCCACGGTGGCCGACGGCCTCATCACCACGCTACACTACCCGGCACCGAAGCGCAACAAGCCCACCATCTATGGGGTGTCCCCCAACTACGATAAGTGGGAGATGGAGCGCACTGACATCACCATGAAGCACAAGCTGGGAGGCGGCCAGTATGGGGAGGTGTACGAGGGTGTTTGGAAGAAGTACAACCTCACTGTGGCTGTGAAGACACTAAAG GAGGATACGATGGAGGTGGAGGAATTTCTCAAAGAGGCTGCTGTTATGAAAGAGATCAAACATCCCAACCTGGTACAACTGTTAG GGGTGTGCACACGGGAGCCACCGTTCTATATTATCACAGAGTTCATGACCCATGGTAACCTACTAGACTACCTGAGGGAGTGCAACAGAGAGGAGGTCAATGCTGTGGTGCTGCTCCACATGGCCACACAGATCTCCTCTGCCATGGAGtacctggagaaaaaaaactttatacaCAG GGACTTAGCTGCCCGTAACTGTCTGGTCGGAGAGAACCACCTGGTGAAGGTTGCTGACTTTGGCCTGAGCAGGTTAATGACAGGAGATACCTACACAGCTCATGCCGGGGCCAAGTTCCCAATCAAATGGACCGCTCCAGAGAGTCTGGCGTACAACAAATTCTCTATTAAGTCTGATGTCTGGG CATTCGGTGTGCTGTTGTGGGAGATCGCCACCTATGGGATGTCTCCATACCCCGGCATTGACTTGTCCCAGGTCTACGAATTGCTGGAGAAAGACTACCGCATGGACCGACCAGAGGGTTGCCCTGAGAAGGTCTATGAACTCATGAGGGACT GCTGGAGGTGGAACCCATCAGAACGTCCATCTTTTGCTGAAACACACCAAGCCTTTGAGACCATGTTCCAGGAGTCCAGCATCTCTGACG AGGTGGAAAAGGAGTTggggaagaaagggaagaaggtgACATTGGGCTCCATTCAGCAGGCTCCAGAGCTGCCCACCAAGACAAGAACTCTTCGCAAAAACATGGACAACCGGGATGGAGATAgtccag ACCCAGTTGATCCAGAGGCAGCTGTGTCATCACCCATGCTCCCCAGGAAAGAGCGCCCTCTCCTGGACAGCAACCTGAATGAGGATGACCGCCTGCTACCGAAAGACAAGGATAAGACACGTGGCAGTGGCTTTCTCAGCCTcatcaagaaaaagaaaaagaacgcACCAGCTCCTCCCAAACGCAGCTCCTCCTTCAGAGAGATGGACGTCCACCCTGACAGGAGGGTTGTGACTCCAGATCCTCGGGACAGTGACAGCTTCAACAGTGGTGGATCTTTGGCCATTAATGACACGGCACACGGACTTGACTCCTCAAAATTTCTGAGTACTAACAATAATGGGGCGGGGGGAATCACCAACGGAGCTCCTACCTACCCTGGACCTTTATTCCCCAGGAAGAAGGGAGCTCCTGCAGTGCCTGGCCCAGGGGGCAAGGCAGCTACCACACCACCCAGTGAGGAGGAAGTGATGTCTAACTCGAAGCGTTTCCTCTGGTCCTCTAGCCTGCCCTCCAGCTCAGATGGCACTGAATGGAAGTCTGTTACACTGCCGCGAGACTTGGGCCAGCGTCACTTTGACTCAGGCACCTTTGGGGGCAAACCAGCTCTGCCACGAAAGAGAACCAGTGAGCAGAAAGGGGAGAACGCCCCTCGAATGGGCACCCTGACTCCCCCACCACGTCTGcctaaaaagacagaagaaacatCTGATGAGGTGTTAAAAGACACTGAGCCCAGTCCTGGATCCAGTCCTCAGGCTTCAACACCTAAGGTGGTCAGGAGACCAGGGGTACCGGGGCTGGAGAACTCCAAGACCAGTGCTCTCCACGCTGAGCTTCTCAAGCCCAATGTCTTCCCTGCTTTGGGGGCAGCTGGAGAAGAGTGCAGGGCCCGCAGGCAAAGGCACACTGTGGACTCTTCATCCGTCAGGGAAAGAGGAAAGTTTCAGAAACCCAAACCAGCCCCACCTCCACCACCCGCCAATGCCAAAACAGGCAAGATTTCCCGCAGCCCCACTCAAGAACTCCCCTCCCCCTCAGACATCAAAGCTAAGGGCCTCCCGTCTGTGTCAGAGCCCCACCACTCAACCACTGCCAGTGACCAAGCCCGCACATCCCTCAGTGAGGGCTCCAAGAAGCTGCCCCTGGGCTCCACCTCCAAACCTCAACCGTTAAagacctccacctcctccacttcAGTGAGCACCTCCCTCTCCAGCCAGAGCCTCGGAggtttctcttcctccctcacctCCCCTGGCGACCAGAGCTCACCCACTGCTTTCATCCCCCTCGTGAACACCCGACGCTCCCTTCGCAAGACTGCACCTCGCCAGGCCTCTGAACGTACGCCGAACTCAGCCGTGACGCGCGAGATGGTGCTGGAGGGCACCGAGCTGCTCCGCGCAGCCATTTGCCGCAACTCGGAGCAGACGGGTAGCCACAGTGCTGTGCTGGAGGCCGGCAAGAACCTGTCGAAGTACTGCATGAGCTACGTCGACTCCATCCAGCAGATGAGGAACAAGTTTGCCTTCCGCGAGGCTATCAACAAGCTTGAGAGCAGCCTGCGTGAGCTGCAAATCTGCCCCGCCGCCACAGGGGGTGGCAATGCACAGCAGGACTTCAGCAAGCTGCTGTCCTCTGTCAAAGAGATCAGTGACATTGTTCAGAGGTAG